Proteins encoded together in one Ictidomys tridecemlineatus isolate mIctTri1 chromosome 3, mIctTri1.hap1, whole genome shotgun sequence window:
- the Pirt gene encoding phosphoinositide-interacting protein: MTMETLPKALEVDEKSPESKDLLPSQTASSLCISSRSESVWTTTPRSNWEIYHKPIIIMSVGSATLLFGVAITCLAYLLKVDDKTKVVLKMIGPAFLSLGLMTLVCGLVWVPIIKKKQKQRQKSSFFQSLKFFLLNR; the protein is encoded by the coding sequence ATGACGATGGAGACTCTCCCGAAGGCCCTGGAGGTAGACGAGAAGTCTCCAGAATCCAAGGATCTGCTGCCCAGCCAGACCGCCAGCTCCCTGTGCATCAGCTCCCGAAGTGAGTCTGTGTGGACCACCACTCCCAGGAGTAACTGGGAAATTTACCACAAGCCCATCATCATCATGTCGGTGGGCAGCGCCACCCTGCTCTTTGGGGTGGCCATCACCTGCTTGGCCTACCTCTTGAAGGTGGATGATAAGACCAAGGTGGTCCTCAAGATGATCGGGCCCGCCTTCCTGTCCTTGGGACTCATGACGCTGGTGTGTGGGCTGGTGTGGGTCCCCATcatcaaaaagaaacagaagcagagacagaagTCGAGTTTCTTCCAAAGCCTCAAGTTCTTCCTCCTGAATCGCTGA
- the Tmem238l gene encoding transmembrane protein 238-like — translation MSDCLRLASFLNHETVKKYPVPLAAGLIKVDPRVLPCGSKTQPKPAHSFAPAQRERRQQQRQAGLPPSHANHPREYSWIPPAPPRAMLLGRPCGRCHPGRCVFILVIALLCDAAGLVVLLLGIFATLNYWDFLVYTGALILALSLLFWIAWYSFNIEVPLEKLDL, via the coding sequence ATGTCAGACTGTTTGAGGTTGGCATCATTCCTGAACCATGAAACGGTTAAGAAATATCCTGTCCCACTGGCTGCCGGACTCATAAAGGTGGACCCACGTGTACTTCCTTGTGGCTCCAAGACGCAGCCCAAGCCTGCTCACTCATTTGCTCCCGCCCAGAGGGAGAGAAGGCAGCAGCAGCGGCAGGCAGGGCTGCCACCCTCCCATGCAAATCACCCCAGGGAGTATAGCTGgattcctcctgctcctccccggGCAATGCTCCTGGGCAGGCCCTGTGGGAGATGCCATCCGGGGCGCTGTGTGTTCATCCTGGTCATTGCCCTCCTGTGTGACGCCGCGGGCCTGGTGGTTTTACTTCTGGGGATCTTTGCCACGCTCAACTACTGGGACTTCTTAGTCTACACGGGGGCCCTGATCCTGGCTCTCAGCCTGCTCTTCTGGATCGCCTGGTATTCCTTCAACATCGAGGTGCCTCTGGAGAAGCTAGACTTGTAG